In Papaver somniferum cultivar HN1 chromosome 1, ASM357369v1, whole genome shotgun sequence, a genomic segment contains:
- the LOC113335048 gene encoding glucan 1,3-beta-glucosidase A-like, with product MESVSCKWLLLSFLFLFSAHSALCAVDGVNGGKVLGVNLGNWLVIEGWMKPSLFDGIVNGDMLDGAKVQFKSLSSNKYVCAEEGGDSGVVTVDREKASGWETFRLWRVSPSEYQLRSFKGQFLSCAGQGASVTATSGSPSFKETFTIERASNDRVRIRHSSGRYLQASSGNELKADYVGTPGFDDGNAAIFEMTFDGARLQGEYQLSNGHGPEKARKVLTEHMNSYITREDFQYLSQHGINTVRIPVGWWITKDPNPPAPYVGGSLATLDNAFKWAQEFGMKCIIDLHAAPGSQNGMDHSSSRDGFIDWMKSDNIQQSLDAIEFIASKYGSDPALLGIQLFNEPHSPEVPLDTVLNYYKDGYNVVRKHSSTAYVIMSQLIGPGDPADIYKANTGKRNVVLDLHYYNLFDDKFNNMSTQEDIDFLYNTRKTQMDSLNAADGPLVFIGEWVNEFGRGGLQEDYQNFGRSQLDVYGSASFGWAYWSFKNVQQHWSLQWNINNNYLQF from the exons atggaaTCTGTTTCCTGCAAATGGCTGCTCCTttcgtttcttttccttttttcggCACACTCTG CTTTGTGTGCCGTGGATGGAGTGAACGGTGGGAAAGTACTAGGTGTGAACTTGGGTAATTGGTTGGTTATCGAAGGATGGATGAAACCTTCTTTATTTGATGGCATTGTCAATGGAGATATGCTT GACGGAGCAAAGGTTCAGTTTAAATCTCTGAGCTCAAATAAATATGTATGTGCAGAGGAGGGAGGGGATTCTGGAGTTGTCACCGTAGACAGGGAAAAGGCCAGTGGTTGGGAAACCTTCAGA TTATGGAGGGTATCTCCATCGGAATATCAGCTTCGTTCTTTTAAAGGACAGTTTCTATCCTGTGCTGGACAAGGGGCCTCTGTCACCGCAACATCAGGATCACCGTCTTTTAAGGAAACATTTACTATTGAAAGAGCTAGCAATGATCGAGTTCGTATTAGACATTCTAGTGGTAGATATCTACAG GCATCTTCTGGAAATGAGCTAAAAGCAGATTATGTTGGGACCCCAGGATTTGATGATGGTAATGCCGCCATATTCGAGATGACTTTTGATGGTGCCCGTTTGCAAGGAGAGTACCAGCTCTCTAATGGGCATGGACCTGAAAAAGCAAGAAAAGTGCTCACt GAACATATGAACAGCTATATTACACGAGAAGACTTTCAGTATCTTAGCCAACACGGTATAAACACCGTGAGGATTCCTGTTGGGTGGTGGATTACCAAAGATCCCAATCCACCAGCTCCTTATGTTGGGGGAAGTTTGGCAACTCTAGATAATGCATTCAAATGGGCACA AGAGTTTGGCATGAAATGCATAATCGACCTTCACGCAGCTCCAGGCTCCCAAAATGGAATGGATCACAGTTCCAGTCGTGATGGTTTTATTGACTGGATGAAATCGGATAATATCCAGCAAAGCCTTGATGCTATAGAATTCATAGCTTCCAA GTATGGAAGTGATCCAGCTTTGTTGGGGATTCAGCTTTTCAACGAACCACATTCTCCTGAAGTTCCTTTGGATACGGTACTGAATTACTACAAAGACGGATATAACGTTGTGAGAAAACATTCATCCACAGCTTATGTTATAATGAGTCAGTTGATTGGCCCTGGAGACCCAGCTGACATTTATAAGGCCAACACTGGTAAAAGAAATGTAGTATTGGACTTGCACTACTATAATCTCTTCGATGATAAATTCAATAATATGAGCACACAGGAGGATATCGATTTCTTATATAATACCAGGAAAACTCAAATGGATTCCCTAAACGCTGCTGATGGACCATTGGTGTTTATTG GGGAATGGGTGAACGAATTTGGCAGAGGCGGGTTACAAGAGGATTATCAGAACTTCGGTAGATCACAGTTAGATGTGTATGGATCAGCTTCTTTTGGATGGGCATATTGGTCATTCAAGAATGTTCAGCAACACTGGTCTCTCCAGtggaacatcaacaacaattaccTGCAGTTTTAG